The following proteins are co-located in the Dyadobacter chenwenxiniae genome:
- a CDS encoding TraB/GumN family protein, giving the protein MKKLLLSVLLLITCFFATAQAPVENSLLWEITSPGQAKPSYLFGTIHLICPADFSLSDSLRATLARSEQVALEIDMDDPGMMASMMKSMNMSGGNELKKLVTEQEYAKLSTFYKDSVGVGIDMFEKAKPFILMGPLFNAVLSCQPQSYEMSLVELAGKQKSEVIGIETLEEQMAIFDTIPYKDQIKTIIAMIDSLPQARKEFSNLVALYKSQRINDLYNLMMASNYGMDGNEEVMLFARNKKWVPRIKKIAAEKPTFFAVGAGHLGGNRGVISLLRKAGFKVRAIN; this is encoded by the coding sequence ATGAAAAAATTACTTTTAAGTGTTCTTCTGCTTATTACATGCTTTTTTGCCACAGCGCAGGCGCCGGTTGAGAATTCCCTGCTATGGGAAATTACATCACCGGGGCAGGCAAAACCGTCCTATCTGTTTGGGACCATACATTTGATTTGCCCTGCTGATTTCTCGTTGAGTGACTCATTGAGAGCAACATTAGCGCGCAGTGAACAAGTTGCCCTGGAAATAGATATGGATGATCCCGGTATGATGGCCAGCATGATGAAATCGATGAATATGTCGGGTGGTAATGAATTGAAAAAGTTGGTGACAGAGCAGGAATACGCAAAGCTGAGCACGTTCTATAAGGATTCAGTTGGTGTAGGGATTGATATGTTTGAAAAAGCGAAGCCTTTTATTTTAATGGGGCCGCTTTTCAATGCTGTGTTATCCTGCCAGCCCCAGTCCTATGAAATGTCGCTGGTTGAATTAGCTGGAAAACAGAAGTCAGAAGTGATTGGGATTGAGACATTGGAGGAACAAATGGCTATTTTTGACACTATTCCGTATAAAGATCAGATTAAAACGATCATTGCGATGATTGACAGCCTCCCTCAGGCGCGAAAAGAATTTAGTAATCTTGTTGCTTTGTACAAATCACAGAGAATCAACGATTTGTACAATCTTATGATGGCGAGCAATTATGGGATGGATGGAAATGAAGAGGTAATGCTTTTTGCCAGAAACAAAAAATGGGTGCCCCGGATCAAGAAAATTGCAGCTGAAAAACCAACCTTTTTTGCCGTCGGAGCGGGTCACCTTGGAGGTAATCGCGGTGTGATTTCTTTATTAAGAAAAGCAGGATTTAAGGTCAGAGCTATAAATTGA